The Chrysemys picta bellii isolate R12L10 chromosome 10, ASM1138683v2, whole genome shotgun sequence genome segment gaccatgcacagcacctttcatatgcgcactcagcacaaggtcgaattctcggccttcgcattcagtgcctggggtcttgaacagcacatttgagaagcaaggcagcacaacggaatttctgttgcaggcagacatggtaagccgtacacttgtggcagtttaaaacttttatattaccactggcctcatttcacatttaaatcaatgtcagtccctgctgccagcaatccggcaagcgggaactctgcccctgtcccaccccctcgcggctgtccccgggaacgatccctttcggctgcccctctcccgcctccaccgcgtggctgcaaaccagcggttacagttctgtaaaggaacgggaaagcagtcccaacactaacattcccctacctaattaaaagcaggtcaccatggccgacatcaccctgatgaggatctccgagagtgacaaagagagaatgctctgggaaagcctccaaagaccagggccggatgccgccctgctgtgcagagcaatgatccccgagtacttgataatctcgtggcgtggcaacgtgtcgtacttcggaggacccaataaggccgctctccccaagaacctcatgcaacggctttcaagttacctccaggagagcttcatcgagatgtcccaggaggattactgctctatccccggacacatagaccgcattttactgtagctgcagtagcagggaataaacagtagagcggcttgtgcaggacaatcactgaaaaccggacattgctagatttcttttcaaaacttgcactgccccttactaaaccgttaagcgcctagggcacactaatcatgaacaacccattcttttaattgttaatattcctgttttgttaaaaataaatgtttagatgtttacaacacttactggctgatccttcaccagattctgtgtccggggtaacggctggggacgcttcgtaggggatctctgtaagggtgatgaagagatcctggctgtcggggaaatcagcgttgtgagagctgccgactgcctcgccctcctcatctccttcctcatcttccccgtcccctaacatgtccgaggaaccggccgtggacagtatcccatcctcagagtccacggtcactggtggggtagtggtggcggcagcaccgaggatggaatgcagtgcctcgtagaaacgggatgtctggggatgggatccggagcgtccgtttgcctctttggtcttctggtagccttgtctcagctccttgattttcacgcggcactgcgttgcatcccggctgtatcctctctctgccatgtctttagagatcttctcgtagatctttgcattccttcttttggatcgcagctcggaaagcatggactcatcgccccacacagcgatgagatccaagacttcacgatcagtccatgctggggctctctttctattcacagactgcacggccatcactgctggagagctctgcatcgttgccagtgctgctgtgctcgccacgatgtccagacaggaaatgagattcaaactggccagacaggaaaaggaattcaaattcaaattttcccggggcttttcctgtgtggctggtcagagcatcagagctcgcactgctgtccagagcgtcaacagagtggtgcactgtgggatagctcccggagctattagcgtcgatttccatccacacctagcctaattcgacatggccatgtcgaatttagcgctactcccctcgtcggggaggagtacagaagtcgaattaaagagacctctatgtcgaactaaatagcatcacagtgtggacgggtgcagggttaattcgatttaacggcgctaacttcgacataaacgcctagtgtagaccaggcctcagatgcaTTCCTAAGACAAAACAAAGCATCAAAAGCAAGAGGATTTATAGATGTCTGGTGCCTATGGAATTGCAGCAACATCTCTAGGCAATGTGAGCAACAGATCTAATTactttccctgtgctaagagagacaggtggatgagataatatctgttattggcccaacttctgtagGTAGAAGAGGCAAGCTTTCGAGTGTCTCCgagctcttcaggtctgaaaAAAGTAACTGaacacttgtctctctcacaaactgaagttggtccaataaaagatattatctcacccgccTTGGGggtctcatatcctgggatcaacacagctacaaccccACTGCAAACTGCCTGCTCTAACACAAGCAGGCAGAACCGTGACAAAGAAAAATTGTAGCTGCCACTGGTGCTCCACACCATGACAGAGCCTTGTCCAGGGAACCAGTGCCCAGTTGCCCAGCCTCCACCCAAGATCTGCTTATgaatgaagacaatggaaaggGCTAATTGCAGCTGGGACACATGCAGAATTCTCACCCAGCccacctgcaatgaaagagcaCATTAGGGCTGGAAAACTGGTTCAGATTGTAGCCCAAAGATCACAGCGGTAGGGATTACATTGTTCTTGTTTTTATGGTAAACACTGATTTTTCCTCTCTGTTAGGTAATAGCAGAGTAGGATATTTGGTTACTCAT includes the following:
- the LOC135973945 gene encoding uncharacterized protein LOC135973945, whose amino-acid sequence is MQSSPAVMAVQSVNRKRAPAWTDREVLDLIAVWGDESMLSELRSKRRNAKIYEKISKDMAERGYSRDATQCRVKIKELRQGYQKTKEANGRSGSHPQTSRFYEALHSILGAAATTTPPVTVDSEDGILSTAGSSDMLGDGEDEEGDEEGEAVGSSHNADFPDSQDLFITLTEIPYEASPAVTPDTESGEGSATPSATVSQPSLESHSQRLARIRRRKKRTREDMFSELMASSQAQAAQQTQWRENLTRMHQANMDREERWRQEDQQATQTLLGLLREQTDTLRRLVDVLQERRQEDRAPLQSISNRPPPPPSPIPTSPKVQRRRGGRVPAKSHSTPAESSSSRRLSFPKI